In Gimesia benthica, a single window of DNA contains:
- the hisI gene encoding phosphoribosyl-AMP cyclohydrolase: MSDGIQFAGRTSVEQVEEGNELAPKFDQDGLIPVVTTDYTSGELLMHAYMNEEALKKTIELGEAVYWSRSRQVLWHKGATSGLVQKVKELLIDDDQDTVWLRVDVMGGGASCHVGYRSCFYRRVPVGEEGKEKGLALEFTETEKVFDPKEVYGDAPNPTKL, translated from the coding sequence ATGTCAGATGGAATTCAATTCGCTGGAAGGACTTCAGTCGAGCAGGTAGAAGAAGGAAACGAACTGGCCCCCAAGTTTGACCAGGACGGTTTGATTCCGGTTGTCACCACCGACTACACCTCAGGTGAATTGCTGATGCATGCCTACATGAATGAGGAAGCACTCAAGAAGACCATTGAATTGGGTGAAGCCGTCTACTGGAGCCGCAGCCGACAGGTGCTCTGGCACAAAGGTGCTACCAGCGGGCTGGTCCAGAAAGTCAAAGAACTGCTGATCGACGACGATCAGGATACGGTCTGGCTGCGTGTCGATGTCATGGGAGGCGGGGCCAGCTGTCACGTTGGTTATCGCTCCTGTTTCTATCGCCGTGTGCCCGTTGGTGAAGAAGGCAAAGAGAAAGGCCTGGCGCTCGAATTTACGGAAACCGAAAAGGTTTTCGATCCGAAAGAGGTTTATGGAGACGCTCCCAATCCAACCAAACTGTAA
- the rpsN gene encoding 30S ribosomal protein S14, producing MASKSKIEKQKRIYALVEKHAEKRAELIAKGDYEGLAKLPRNSSRTRMRRLCQLTGRPRGNYRKFQISRIALRDMALDGLIPGMKKSSW from the coding sequence ATGGCATCCAAATCGAAGATTGAAAAACAGAAGAGAATTTACGCTCTGGTAGAAAAGCATGCTGAAAAGCGGGCTGAGCTGATTGCCAAAGGGGACTACGAAGGCCTTGCCAAACTGCCTCGTAACTCCAGCCGCACCCGTATGCGTCGTCTCTGTCAGCTGACAGGTCGTCCTCGTGGTAACTACCGTAAGTTCCAGATTTCGCGTATCGCTCTGCGGGATATGGCTTTAGATGGCCTGATCCCCGGCATGAAAAAATCCAGCTGGTAA
- a CDS encoding 6-pyruvoyl trahydropterin synthase family protein, with amino-acid sequence MGMTIMRRVKFNAGHRLFRHEGKCQFFHGHNYIADFYVTGPETDAVGRIIDFAQLKALLKGWIDENWDHGFLLNIEDENGLNAIRMVEPTKYFVLPYNPTAENMARYLLDEVCPNLLNDLGVQAVKVVIWETEESCAEATLDQKDKTDAGLLDAFETDSFPTGFHW; translated from the coding sequence ATGGGTATGACAATTATGCGACGGGTCAAGTTTAACGCCGGACACCGTCTGTTTCGCCACGAAGGAAAATGCCAGTTCTTTCACGGCCATAATTACATCGCTGATTTTTACGTCACCGGCCCGGAAACGGACGCCGTGGGTCGGATTATCGACTTTGCGCAACTCAAGGCGCTGCTGAAAGGCTGGATCGACGAAAACTGGGATCACGGCTTCCTGCTCAACATCGAAGACGAAAACGGCCTGAACGCAATCCGCATGGTCGAACCGACCAAATACTTCGTACTGCCGTACAATCCGACCGCAGAAAACATGGCCCGCTACCTGCTGGACGAAGTCTGTCCGAATCTGCTCAACGACCTGGGAGTACAGGCCGTCAAAGTCGTGATCTGGGAAACCGAAGAGTCCTGTGCCGAAGCAACCCTGGATCAGAAAGACAAAACGGACGCCGGCCTGCTCGATGCCTTCGAAACCGATTCGTTTCCCACCGGGTTTCACTGGTAA
- the rpsR gene encoding 30S ribosomal protein S18 has product MSVGLSRKEIVKRRKKRARLKKKLKCRFCPDGNIPRPVYVDYKDLRTLRSLLDREGRILPRRRTGTSALYQRAVRKAVLRARFIGLLPYVAED; this is encoded by the coding sequence ATGTCAGTCGGTTTATCCCGTAAAGAGATTGTCAAACGTCGGAAAAAACGAGCTCGTCTGAAAAAGAAGCTCAAATGCCGGTTCTGCCCGGATGGTAACATTCCACGTCCCGTGTATGTCGATTACAAGGATCTGAGAACCCTGCGTTCTCTCCTGGATCGCGAAGGACGTATCCTGCCCCGTCGTCGGACAGGGACTTCTGCCCTGTACCAGCGAGCTGTCCGTAAGGCAGTTTTGCGGGCACGCTTCATCGGTCTGCTGCCTTACGTTGCAGAAGACTAA